A stretch of Plesiomonas shigelloides DNA encodes these proteins:
- a CDS encoding GNAT family N-acetyltransferase, which produces METVLLDKSKHERHHFDCGVDALNNYLKVMASQQAKRDNSRTFVLEDDNDPRIIVGFYTLTMTPIDLKALPPQLQKKHQSSTSGGLIARLAIDKRYKGKGIGEWLLIDALKKLLQASNTVAFPVIIVDAKDGAENFYTKYGFTPFTETDNKLFITIADIRSSLDE; this is translated from the coding sequence ATGGAAACCGTACTACTTGATAAAAGTAAACATGAAAGACATCACTTTGATTGTGGTGTCGATGCATTGAATAACTATCTCAAGGTGATGGCGAGCCAGCAGGCAAAACGCGACAACTCACGCACCTTTGTGCTGGAAGATGACAACGACCCACGGATCATAGTTGGCTTTTATACGCTAACTATGACACCGATAGATCTTAAAGCATTACCACCGCAACTCCAGAAGAAACACCAATCGTCTACATCAGGTGGTTTGATTGCTCGGTTAGCCATTGATAAGCGTTACAAAGGAAAAGGCATTGGTGAATGGTTATTAATCGATGCACTAAAGAAGTTGCTGCAAGCAAGTAATACCGTAGCCTTTCCTGTAATCATTGTTGATGCAAAAGATGGTGCCGAGAATTTCTATACGAAATATGGATTCACGCCATTTACTGAGACTGATAATAAACTATTCATCACAATAGCAGACATCAGATCTAGCCTAGATGAGTAA